The following are encoded together in the Cardiocondyla obscurior isolate alpha-2009 unplaced genomic scaffold, Cobs3.1 scaffold69_0_121451, whole genome shotgun sequence genome:
- the LOC139112890 gene encoding uncharacterized protein: MTLSARKTLVITTLLPLATALIGYDCGGQGMNITTLSLLDIGDCDVGSLEPKEEKVYVQLMQTSDYDRVTITQCRIEIDRTISYCGMHSHTSVVHNGRREYIQEVGEQACRRIHDTGSITIVNAILDGLTKNSTNFRSATLAGSVSVDGRCSGSQYSDGYGNWENVVVQASIKITLRSSEAPVKRASGQVILPVGTKCTLSRGYCMDAEGTETYWPILPTDTCHFDRYDILYEGIAAKLTSRNNPDNPIIYTVTSQDTTFALTKTHEINVCGYTLLQTEHPKLFILETKRGATFKTRSKISVDNLDIFAYVNSKFIYVEKHIKTQLSKLYRDIMEQKCALERQVLQNALSLASIAPDEMAIRLMKGPGYTAVTSGEVIHMIKCIPVECKIRHTEDCYNELPITRHNESFFLLPRSRIITRKGTVRDCHGLLPAMYKIENTWYRVAPRPMETLPPPIIEPLSQPKWHYTSPAGLAASGIYSTDDLDRLRTHIMFPVEKPAMINNIAQGAMGNKVAPGSISMIGLLDEATLDHIAENTGRRIWKGFMSFGSASAGILAIFLIIRFVKLCIDTIIHGYALHTVYGWSLHLLGALWSSVTHLLLHLGGKPTREREPDIPKEDKPHSTIEALHPPSTSKADFPEEKVPHKYTYASLRQYIDGNN; the protein is encoded by the coding sequence ATGACTCTCTCTGCCAGGAAGACTCTCGTCATCACAACACTCTTGCCGTTAGCAACAGCGCTAATAGGCTATGATTGTGGAGGACAAGGAATGAATATAACCACACTATCACTTCTCGATATCGGAGACTGTGACGTCGGAAGCCTGGAaccaaaagaagaaaaagtctATGTACAACTGATGCAGACATCGGACTACGACAGGGTAACAATAACCCAATGCAGAATAGAGATAGACCGAACCATTTCCTACTGTGGAATGCACTCACACACATCAGTCGTTCATAATGGACGCCGCGAATACATTCAGGAAGTAGGCGAACAAGCTTGCAGAAGAATACACGACACCGGCTCCATTACTATTGTCAACGCCATTCTCGATGGACTCACCAAAAACTCAACCAACTTCAGAAGCGCAACGTTAGCCGGATCCGTGTCAGTCGATGGACGCTGTAGCGGATCACAATACTCTGATGGATATGGAAATTGGGAGAACGTTGTGGTACAGGCCAGTATCAAGATTACACTCAGATCCTCGGAAGCGCCAGTAAAACGAGCTTCAGGACAAGTGATACTACCAGTTGGAACAAAATGCACTCTTTCAAGAGGATACTGCATGGACGCTGAAGGGACAGAAACGTATTGGCCAATTCTACCCACTGATACCTGCCACTTCGATCGATACGACATACTGTATGAAGGAATAGCTGCAAAATTGACATCACGAAATAACCCAGACAACCCAATAATCTACACAGTGACATCACAAGATACAACGTTTGCTCTGACCAAAACGCACGAAATCAATGTGTGTGGATACACATTACTGCAAACGGAACACCCGAAGCTATTCATATTGGAGACTAAAAGAGGAGCAACCTTCAAGACAAGATCTAAAATATCAGTCGATAATTTAGACATTTTCGCATATGtgaattctaaatttatatatgtagaaaAGCATATAAAGACCCAACTGTCTAAACTATACAGAGACATTATGGAACAGAAATGCGCATTGGAGCGCCAAGTGCTACAAAACGCCTTATCACTAGCCAGTATCGCACCAGACGAAATGGCGATAAGACTAATGAAAGGACCCGGTTATACTGCCGTAACAAGTGGAGAAGTCATCCACATGATTAAATGCATTCCAGTGGAGTGTAAAATTAGACACACCGAAGACTGCTACAACGAGTTGCCAATTACGAGGCACAACGAATCGTTCTTCTTATTACCAAGATCCCGGATAATCACGAGAAAAGGTACAGTTCGTGATTGCCATGGTTTATTACCTGCCATGTACAAAATCGAAAACACTTGGTATAGAGTAGCACCACGACCAATGGAAACTCTTCCGCCTCCAATAATCGAACCACTATCACAACCTAAATGGCATTATACCAGCCCAGCAGGTCTAGCAGCGAGCGGAATCTACTCTACCGACGACCTAGACCGACTCAGGACACACATAATGTTTCCAGTGGAAAAACCAGCAATGATTAACAACATTGCACAAGGCGCGATGGGAAATAAAGTCGCACCTGGATCAATATCTATGATTGGCTTACTGGATGAAGCCACACTTGATCATATTGCTGAAAATACGGGACGACGAATCTGGAAAGGATTCATGTCATTTGGATCAGCCAGTGCAGGAATACTGGCAATCTTCCTAATCATCAGATTTGTAAAACTCTGCATAGATACCATTATTCACGGTTACGCTCTACACACCGTCTACGGATGGAGTCTTCATCTATTGGGAGCCTTGTGGAGTTCAGTCACGCACCTGTTACTACACCTGGGAGGAAAACCAACAAGGGAACGAGAGCCAGATATCCCCAAAGAAGATAAACCCCATTCAACGATAGAAGCTCTTCACCCGCCATCAACCTCCAAAGCTGATTTCCCTGAAGAAAAGGTACCCCACAAGTATACATACGCATCATTGCGTCAATATATAGacggaaataattaa